A portion of the Psilocybe cubensis strain MGC-MH-2018 chromosome 10, whole genome shotgun sequence genome contains these proteins:
- a CDS encoding Proteinase K, translating into MSSTVNSETQTYIVVLKDGISTQTFLASLHAHSESFKTFSADAVHTYEDVLNGFCGTFNQNQAEAFEAHPDVKYIEKDAVGEIFAQQNNAPWGLGRLSRISPFPISTKPLPNKFFYFYDYPAGKGVDIYIVDTGIDTSHPSFEKRALWGKTFAGTPNKDLNGHGTHVAGTAISKLYGVAKTATAIAVKIGDDGFNNSTLIRALDWIISSVRNTKRPSVVNLSIGAAQSRAIDDSVEKLFRAKIPVVAAAGNSNKDAKTISPARSPFAITVGASNIQDKRYTLSNYGSVVNVFAPGEEIDSTWLNGRNSVLSGTSMAAPHISGLLACLISPESNIPLNFWAYVHAGKLSNIPANTPNLLAYNCFYNLGGFIHVQKTVEGEADDNSTCTEDAPDNTKHDVIGEA; encoded by the exons ATGTCGAGTACTGTCAATTCGGAGACACAAACATACATCGTCGTACTGAAGGACGGTATATCTacacaaacctttctcgCCTCGCTGCACGCCCATTCTGAATCATTCAAGACTTTCTCTGCGGACGCCGTGCACACGTACGAGGATGTCCTGAACGGGTTTTGCG GAACGTTCAATCAAAACCAAGCCGAAGCATTTGAAGCACACCCTGATGTCAAGTACATCGAAAAGGATGCCGTGGGTGAGATCTTCGCCCAACA AAATAATGCCCCTTGGGGCTTGGGGCGGCTCAGCCGTATTTCTCCATTTCCGATATCAACAAAACCTTTACCCAACAAATTTTTCTACTTTTACGATTATCCGGCAGGTAAAGGGGTGGACATATACATTGTTG ATACAG GGATTGACACAAGTCAT CCATCCTTCGAGAAACGTGCTTTGTGGGGGAAAACATTTGCAGGAACT CCCAACAAGGATCTCAATGG TCATGGAACCCATGTCGCAGGGACAGCAATTTCTAAGCTGTA CGGTGTTGCGAAGACGGCAACAGCGATTGCTGTGAAGATCGGAGACGATGG GTTCAATAACAGCACACT CATACGTGCATTAGATTGGATTATTTCAAGCGTTAGAAACACAAAGAGACCGAGTGTTGTCAATTTGAGCATCGGTGCGGCACAGTCCCGAGCCATCGACGACTCAGTAGAAaag CTTTTCAGGGCCAAAATACCTGTCGTAGCAGCCGCTGGAAACTCGAACAAGGACGCAAAAACCATCAGCCCCGCACGCTCGCCGTTCGCAATCACCGTAGGTGCATCTAACATTCAAGATAAGAGATATACCTTGTCGAATTATGGGAGTGTTGTCAATGTATTTGCTCCTG GAGAAGAGATAGACTCTACCTGGCTTAATGGAAGAAACTCTGTACTATCAGGTACATCCATG GCAGCACCACATATATCTGGCCTCCTCGCGTGTTTGATTTCACCGGAATCAAATATACCTTTAAACTTTTGGGCGTATGTTCATGCAGGCAAGCTATCAAACATCC CGGCCAATACCCCAAACTTACTGGCATATAACTGCTTTTATAACCTTGGCGGATTTATTCACGTG CAAAAAACGGTAGAAGGAGAAGCAGACGACAATTCAACATGTACCGAAGACGCACCCGACAACACCAAACATGATGTGATTGGAGAAGCTTAA